From the Deinococcus radiophilus genome, one window contains:
- a CDS encoding DUF2721 domain-containing protein yields the protein MNDPGLSVLTAMITPAVLLSGAGAILMSTTTRVGRVTDRIKYYTDRFRELIEGQHLDEGLAAAEKEMIIDQLELHSQRSRMLLRAMTGLYVAISLFVLSSVLIGGRELIQGYTGVVPTLTAILGSVSLAYATLMLSAEVRLSARATRREMRFALRLGERYAQLYDEAHPTARR from the coding sequence ATGAATGATCCTGGCCTGAGCGTCCTGACTGCCATGATTACCCCGGCGGTGCTGCTCAGTGGGGCCGGGGCCATTCTGATGAGCACCACCACGCGGGTGGGCCGCGTCACCGACCGAATCAAGTATTACACTGACCGTTTCCGGGAACTGATTGAGGGGCAGCATCTGGATGAAGGGCTAGCCGCTGCCGAAAAGGAAATGATCATAGACCAGCTAGAACTGCACTCGCAGCGCAGCCGCATGTTGCTGCGGGCCATGACCGGGCTGTACGTCGCCATCAGCCTCTTCGTGCTGTCCAGTGTCCTGATCGGCGGGCGCGAGCTGATTCAGGGCTATACCGGCGTGGTGCCGACCCTCACAGCGATTCTGGGATCGGTCAGTTTGGCTTATGCCACCTTGATGCTCAGCGCCGAGGTGCGCCTCAGCGCCCGCGCCACCCGGCGGGAAATGCGTTTTGCTCTGCGGTTAGGCGAGCGCTATGCACAGTTGTACGACGAGGCCCACCCTACAGCGAGGAGGTAA
- the rpoC gene encoding DNA-directed RNA polymerase subunit beta', whose amino-acid sequence MKDFNKVRIAIASPEKIREWSFGEVEKPETINYRTLKPEREGLFDERIFGPIKDYECACGRYKRQRYEGKVCERCGVEVTSSKVRRYRMGHIDLATPAAHIWYVKDSPSKIGTLLDLTAGQLEKVLYFSSFLVTDPRNAQKEGRPLKRGELLSDDEYRELRFGRQETYALQGGAEADVKDGDYVTRGQTLGGNVVSKMDGLAQYRFPRRAEIAYREEQEAALPLSADALVQQDIFRAGEVLAELEENVTVTAPVAGVAYLKEMGEDSVMIELREQVDEPEPEETNGEDGEETAAPRRKAPKAKVLASLYIPHGMDVQVVHGEIVDEGAVLAEAKAGDLLRVSRDSRLSAVNFGKKGVTLTAHWNRRAEYAIDPTMHVLVGDGSEVRRGQKVVGAIDEDEEVIAEADGVLTIHAPASIIVSKAKVYEYGDEPLVVNGDRVEPGDELADSGALKSEISGRVEIDLVRKQVRVIESYDFEAKMGAEAIKDMLDDLDLDTLEVELNGTMSDNSRHKRAKARKRLEVVRAFKRSGNSPSWMVLESVPVMPPDLRPMVQVDGGRFATSDLNDLYRRLINRNNRLKKLMSQGAPDMIIRNEKRMLQEAVDALIDNGRRGSPVTNPGSDRSLRSLTDLLGGKQGRFRQNLLGKRVDYSGRSVIVVGPQLRLHQCGVPKRMALELFKPFLFKLLEEKGEVTNIKQARKMLERYRDTKDSVWDALEEVIEDKVVLLNRAPTLHRLGIQAFEPVLVEGQSIQLHPLVCEAFNADFDGDQMAIHVPLSAQAQAEARIQMLSAHNLLSPANGEPNVKPSRDIILGIFTLTQLRHDNLGAGREFSSANDVLEAYDQGELLLNSPVMLNGEETSPGRLRYQFASPDEAIHAVDRGEIDYQDHVTIRLNGELYQTSAGRVMFRRLVQEALGENAGMVDQLVRLDVAYEKDYLKDMVMACYRQLGIEATAHLLDALKDSGFKLSTTSGITIGIDDIVIPPTKAEILAEADAQVDEIEQNYEFGFMTEDERYKQVVDLWNDTKDNVKNAMFQNFSDNYPFNPLWIMSQSGARGNAQQITQLAGMRGLMARPDGRTIEVPIRASFREGLTVLEYFISTHGARKGGADTALRTADSGYLTRKLVDVAHEIVVRDLDCGTTDYTTIPLGEVDSRTGEWRTRKGSELETSIYGRTVAVDIELSDRVIRENEMLALEDVQQIGQEAENLREVHVYTPFNSTVRSGVDRKCYGYDLSQAKPVSLGETVGVVAAESIGEPGTQLTMRTFHTGGVAGGGDITMGLPRVIELFEARKPKVPAILADRDGVLRIEEEEDRYLLRIDADDEEFSSKTATKVPKTLRLTVRDGERVETGQPLTRGAVNPHDLLEYKGIDAVQRYLVEEVQRVYRSQGVKVHDKHIEIIVRQMLRFVEITEGGDTDMLEGQIVERWDVQDANNALEAGQTPASWKPVLLGITKSSLTTKSWLSAASFQHTTHVLTEASMRGQVDELIGLKENVILGKLIPAGTGLNAVRDVQVADDRTLEKYNPSAVAAIPAPREERAPVTDAPAADNALL is encoded by the coding sequence ATGAAAGATTTCAACAAAGTCCGTATCGCCATTGCCAGCCCGGAGAAAATCCGTGAGTGGAGCTTTGGTGAGGTGGAAAAGCCGGAAACCATCAACTACCGCACCCTCAAGCCGGAGCGCGAAGGTCTTTTTGACGAGCGTATCTTTGGCCCAATCAAGGACTACGAGTGTGCTTGCGGACGCTACAAGCGCCAGCGCTACGAGGGCAAGGTCTGCGAGCGCTGCGGCGTGGAAGTCACTTCCAGCAAGGTGCGCCGCTACCGCATGGGCCACATTGATCTGGCTACCCCCGCCGCACATATCTGGTACGTCAAGGACAGCCCCAGCAAGATCGGCACCCTGCTGGACCTGACTGCCGGGCAGCTGGAAAAGGTACTGTACTTCTCCTCTTTCCTGGTGACTGATCCCCGCAATGCCCAGAAAGAAGGCCGTCCCCTCAAGCGCGGCGAACTGCTGAGCGACGACGAGTACCGTGAACTGCGCTTTGGTCGCCAGGAAACCTACGCCCTGCAGGGCGGCGCTGAAGCCGATGTCAAGGACGGCGACTATGTGACCCGTGGGCAGACCCTGGGCGGCAATGTCGTGTCCAAGATGGACGGCCTGGCCCAGTACCGTTTCCCCCGCCGCGCCGAGATCGCCTACCGCGAGGAGCAGGAAGCCGCGCTGCCGCTCAGCGCCGACGCCCTGGTGCAGCAAGACATCTTCCGCGCTGGTGAAGTTCTGGCTGAATTGGAAGAAAACGTCACTGTGACCGCGCCAGTAGCTGGCGTCGCCTACCTCAAAGAGATGGGCGAGGACTCGGTCATGATCGAACTGCGTGAGCAAGTGGACGAGCCGGAACCCGAAGAAACCAATGGCGAAGACGGTGAGGAAACTGCTGCCCCCCGCCGCAAGGCCCCCAAAGCCAAAGTGCTGGCCAGCCTGTACATCCCGCACGGTATGGACGTGCAGGTCGTACACGGCGAAATTGTGGACGAAGGTGCTGTTCTAGCTGAGGCCAAAGCAGGCGACCTGCTGCGCGTGAGCCGTGACAGCCGCCTGAGTGCCGTGAACTTTGGCAAGAAGGGTGTCACCCTGACCGCCCACTGGAACCGCCGCGCCGAGTACGCCATTGACCCCACCATGCACGTGCTGGTCGGAGACGGCTCCGAAGTGCGCCGTGGCCAAAAGGTTGTGGGCGCCATTGACGAAGACGAAGAAGTGATTGCCGAAGCCGACGGTGTACTGACCATTCATGCACCGGCCAGCATCATCGTGTCCAAGGCCAAGGTGTACGAGTATGGGGACGAGCCGCTGGTCGTGAACGGCGACCGCGTGGAACCCGGTGACGAACTGGCCGATTCCGGTGCGCTCAAGTCCGAGATTTCGGGCCGCGTGGAAATCGACCTGGTCCGTAAGCAGGTCCGCGTGATCGAGTCCTACGACTTTGAGGCCAAAATGGGCGCCGAAGCGATCAAAGACATGCTGGACGACCTGGATTTGGACACCCTGGAAGTCGAACTGAACGGCACCATGAGCGATAACAGCCGCCACAAGCGTGCCAAGGCCCGTAAACGGCTGGAAGTGGTCCGGGCGTTCAAGCGCTCCGGCAACAGTCCGAGTTGGATGGTCCTTGAGAGTGTTCCGGTCATGCCACCAGACTTGCGACCCATGGTGCAGGTGGACGGCGGACGCTTCGCGACCTCCGACCTGAACGACCTGTACCGCCGCCTGATCAACCGCAACAACCGCCTCAAGAAGCTGATGAGTCAGGGCGCACCCGACATGATCATCCGCAACGAGAAGCGGATGCTGCAAGAAGCGGTGGACGCCCTGATCGACAACGGACGGCGCGGCAGCCCCGTGACCAACCCCGGTTCGGACCGCAGCTTGCGCTCGCTGACCGACCTGCTGGGCGGCAAGCAGGGCCGTTTCCGCCAGAACCTGCTCGGTAAGCGCGTGGACTACTCGGGCCGCTCGGTGATCGTGGTGGGTCCGCAGCTGCGACTGCACCAGTGTGGTGTGCCCAAACGTATGGCGCTGGAGCTGTTCAAGCCGTTCCTGTTCAAACTGCTGGAAGAAAAAGGCGAAGTCACCAACATCAAGCAAGCCCGCAAGATGCTGGAGCGCTACCGCGACACCAAGGACAGCGTGTGGGACGCGCTGGAAGAAGTGATTGAGGACAAAGTGGTGTTGCTGAACCGTGCGCCCACGCTGCACCGCCTGGGCATCCAGGCCTTTGAACCCGTGCTGGTCGAAGGTCAGTCGATTCAGCTACACCCGCTGGTCTGTGAAGCCTTCAACGCCGACTTTGACGGGGATCAGATGGCCATTCACGTGCCGCTGAGCGCCCAGGCGCAGGCCGAAGCCCGCATTCAGATGCTCAGCGCCCATAACCTGCTGTCGCCTGCCAACGGTGAACCCAACGTCAAACCCAGCCGCGACATCATTCTGGGCATCTTCACACTGACCCAGCTGCGTCACGACAACCTGGGCGCGGGCCGCGAATTCTCGTCGGCCAACGATGTGCTGGAAGCTTACGACCAGGGCGAATTGCTGCTGAACAGCCCCGTCATGCTGAACGGCGAGGAAACCAGCCCAGGCCGCCTGCGCTACCAATTCGCCAGCCCCGACGAAGCCATTCATGCCGTAGACCGCGGCGAGATTGACTACCAGGATCACGTCACCATCCGCCTGAACGGTGAACTGTACCAGACCAGCGCTGGCCGGGTGATGTTCCGCCGCCTGGTCCAAGAAGCCCTGGGCGAGAACGCCGGGATGGTAGATCAGCTGGTGCGTCTGGACGTAGCCTACGAGAAGGATTACCTCAAGGATATGGTCATGGCCTGCTACCGTCAGCTGGGTATTGAGGCCACCGCTCACCTACTGGATGCCCTCAAAGACAGCGGCTTCAAGCTGTCCACCACCTCGGGCATCACCATCGGCATCGACGATATCGTGATTCCACCGACCAAGGCCGAGATTCTGGCCGAAGCCGACGCACAGGTGGACGAGATCGAGCAGAACTACGAGTTCGGGTTTATGACCGAGGACGAGCGCTACAAGCAGGTCGTGGACCTGTGGAACGACACCAAGGACAACGTGAAGAACGCGATGTTCCAGAACTTCTCGGACAACTACCCTTTTAACCCGCTGTGGATCATGAGCCAGTCGGGTGCCCGTGGTAACGCCCAGCAGATCACTCAGCTGGCCGGGATGCGCGGCCTGATGGCCCGCCCCGACGGACGCACCATTGAAGTGCCTATCCGGGCGTCCTTCCGCGAAGGTCTGACCGTGCTGGAGTACTTCATCTCCACCCACGGTGCCCGTAAGGGTGGGGCCGATACCGCGCTGCGAACCGCCGACTCCGGCTACCTGACCCGTAAGCTGGTGGACGTGGCCCACGAGATCGTGGTGCGTGACCTGGACTGCGGTACCACCGACTACACCACCATCCCACTGGGCGAAGTGGACAGCCGCACCGGCGAGTGGCGCACCCGCAAGGGCAGCGAGCTGGAAACCAGCATCTATGGCCGCACTGTGGCCGTGGACATTGAGCTGAGTGACCGCGTGATCCGCGAAAACGAAATGCTGGCATTGGAAGATGTGCAGCAGATCGGCCAAGAAGCTGAAAACCTGCGCGAGGTGCATGTCTATACTCCCTTCAACTCCACGGTGCGCAGCGGCGTGGACCGCAAATGCTATGGCTACGACCTGTCGCAGGCCAAGCCCGTCAGCTTGGGCGAAACCGTGGGTGTGGTGGCCGCCGAGTCTATCGGTGAGCCCGGCACCCAGCTGACCATGCGGACCTTCCACACCGGCGGTGTGGCCGGTGGCGGCGACATCACCATGGGTCTGCCCCGCGTCATCGAGCTGTTCGAGGCCCGCAAGCCCAAGGTTCCGGCCATCCTGGCTGACCGTGACGGTGTGCTACGCATCGAGGAAGAAGAGGACCGCTACCTGCTGCGGATTGACGCGGACGACGAGGAGTTCTCCTCCAAGACCGCGACCAAGGTGCCCAAGACCCTGCGCCTGACGGTCCGTGACGGTGAGCGGGTGGAAACCGGCCAGCCGCTCACCCGCGGCGCCGTGAACCCCCACGACCTGCTGGAGTACAAAGGCATTGACGCCGTGCAGCGCTACCTGGTGGAAGAAGTGCAGCGCGTGTACCGCTCTCAGGGTGTGAAGGTGCACGACAAGCACATCGAGATCATCGTGCGGCAGATGCTACGCTTCGTGGAAATCACCGAAGGCGGCGACACCGACATGCTCGAAGGGCAGATCGTGGAGCGCTGGGACGTGCAGGACGCCAACAATGCTCTGGAAGCCGGTCAAACCCCAGCCAGCTGGAAGCCGGTGCTGCTCGGCATCACCAAGTCCAGCCTGACCACCAAGTCCTGGCTGAGTGCCGCATCCTTCCAGCACACCACCCACGTGCTGACGGAGGCATCCATGCGCGGTCAGGTGGACGAGCTGATCGGTCTGAAGGAAAACGTGATCCTCGGCAAGCTGATTCCCGCTGGAACTGGTCTGAACGCTGTGCGCGACGTTCAGGTAGCCGACGACCGCACGCTGGAGAAATACAACCCCAGCGCCGTGGCGGCTATTCCCGCGCCCCGCGAGGAACGCGCCCCAGTCACCGACGCTCCCGCTGCCGATAACGCCCTGCTGTAA
- the rpoB gene encoding DNA-directed RNA polymerase subunit beta: MQSRPTIQRFGEIAEVIPLPDLTEVQVDSFNAFLQSGKTPGERTNFGLESAFREVFPIDETEKGRSTGLVLDYLEYRLGDPAYSPEECREKDLTYQAPMYAKLQLIHKDSGVIKEDQVFLGDLPLMTEDGSFIINGADRVVISQIHRSPGVYFTSSYKGLKKLYSAAIIPMPKRGPWIELEWAGDMLEMKVNKRKFPVSLLLRVLGMDDGQIRELFTEFDKDLEIEDKTAGMNADEALLRLFTVLRPGDPPKRDKATQYLYGLLADPRRYDLGEPGRFKMNTKLGTWQRDTPTLLTFRDGQFFDEGLVDTIRYLLALQNGLETITLGADADGVAQEVPVHEDDIDHLGNRRVRTVGELLADQLRVGMGRMARGVRERMLLGNPDAATPTKLVNNRPIVAAMREFFGRSQLSQFKDQTNPLSDLRHKRRISALGPGGLTRERAGFDVRDVHRTHYGRICPIETPEGANIGLISSLSSYSKVNPLGFIEAPYRRVENGVVSDDVIYMTADIEDRYTIAQANSPLNDDGTFAEERILARKSGEPLLYDPADVEFMDVSPKQIVSINTSLIPFLEHDDANRALMGSNMQSQAVPLVRAESPAVGTGVEERVITDSGTTVVSEVTGEVIYVDSRNIQIKLTEDAPDMGMKKGNIQIYELVRFTRSNQGTNLDQHPIVEVGEQVVAGQVLADGPASEFGRLALGQNITIAIMPFDGFNFEDAICISEGLVRKDFYTSVHIEKDEIEARDTKLGPEKITRDIPGLSEAALRDLDEDGIVRVGAEVKPGDILVGKTSFKGESEPSPEERLLRSIFGEKAREVKDTSLRVQSGQGGIVVKTVRFRRGDEGVDLKPGVREMVRVYVAQKRQLQVGDKVANRHGNKGVVSKILPPEDMPYLEDGTPVDIVFNPLGVPSRMNLGQILETHLGEVARITGKKFVTPVFDSVTEAQIKDMLEEQANLRLQRRRDEGFDIDRREEEVLDRAAKLGVIDQPGENYEGALKQLARVGKSVLFDGRTGEPISGPVVVGIMYVMKLYHMVEDKLHARSTGPYSLITQQPLGGKAQFGGQRFGEMEVWALEAYGAAHTLKEMLTIKSDDIDGRDAAYQSIVKGEQVADSTIPESFKVLVKELHSLGLDVEVLDSGDKAVDIFEGMMPKR; encoded by the coding sequence ATGCAGTCACGCCCCACGATTCAGCGCTTTGGTGAAATTGCCGAAGTGATCCCCCTGCCTGACCTGACCGAAGTTCAGGTAGACTCCTTCAATGCGTTCTTGCAATCGGGCAAGACTCCCGGTGAGCGCACCAACTTCGGCCTGGAAAGTGCTTTCCGCGAAGTCTTCCCTATCGATGAAACCGAAAAGGGCCGCTCGACTGGCCTGGTGCTGGACTATCTCGAATACCGCCTGGGCGACCCGGCCTACAGCCCCGAAGAGTGCCGTGAAAAGGACCTGACTTATCAGGCACCCATGTACGCCAAGCTGCAACTGATCCATAAGGACAGCGGCGTCATCAAAGAAGACCAGGTGTTCCTGGGCGACCTGCCACTGATGACCGAGGACGGCTCGTTTATCATCAACGGCGCTGACCGCGTGGTCATCAGCCAGATTCACCGTAGCCCCGGCGTGTACTTCACTTCCTCCTATAAAGGTCTGAAGAAGCTGTACTCGGCGGCGATCATCCCCATGCCCAAGCGCGGTCCCTGGATCGAACTGGAATGGGCCGGCGACATGCTGGAAATGAAGGTCAACAAGCGCAAGTTCCCTGTCAGTCTGCTGCTGCGGGTGCTGGGCATGGACGACGGTCAGATCCGCGAACTGTTTACCGAGTTTGACAAAGACCTCGAAATTGAGGACAAAACTGCGGGCATGAACGCCGACGAAGCGCTGCTGCGCCTCTTTACGGTGCTGCGCCCCGGCGATCCGCCCAAGCGTGACAAGGCCACCCAGTACCTTTACGGTCTACTGGCTGACCCCCGCCGCTATGACCTGGGCGAACCTGGCCGCTTCAAGATGAACACCAAGCTGGGCACCTGGCAGCGCGATACGCCAACCCTGCTGACCTTCCGTGACGGCCAGTTCTTTGACGAGGGCCTGGTGGACACCATCCGCTATCTGCTGGCCCTGCAAAACGGCCTGGAGACCATCACCCTGGGTGCCGACGCCGACGGTGTGGCACAGGAAGTCCCCGTCCACGAAGACGATATTGATCACCTGGGGAACCGCCGCGTGCGGACCGTGGGCGAACTGCTCGCCGACCAGCTGCGCGTGGGCATGGGCCGCATGGCGCGTGGCGTGCGCGAGCGGATGCTGCTGGGTAACCCCGACGCCGCGACCCCCACCAAGCTGGTGAACAACCGCCCCATCGTGGCGGCCATGCGCGAGTTCTTCGGACGCAGCCAGCTCAGCCAGTTCAAGGACCAGACCAACCCCCTGTCCGACTTGCGCCACAAGCGCCGGATTTCGGCCCTGGGCCCAGGCGGTCTGACCCGCGAGCGCGCCGGCTTCGACGTGCGCGACGTGCACCGGACCCACTACGGCCGCATCTGCCCCATCGAGACGCCCGAAGGCGCCAACATCGGCCTGATTTCTTCACTCTCCAGTTACTCCAAGGTGAACCCGCTCGGCTTTATCGAGGCGCCCTACCGCCGCGTGGAGAACGGCGTGGTCAGCGATGACGTGATCTACATGACTGCCGACATTGAGGACCGCTACACCATCGCGCAGGCCAACAGCCCGCTCAATGATGACGGAACCTTTGCCGAAGAGCGCATCCTGGCCCGCAAATCCGGCGAGCCGCTGCTGTATGACCCGGCCGACGTGGAGTTCATGGACGTTAGCCCCAAGCAGATCGTTTCGATCAACACCAGCCTGATTCCCTTTCTGGAGCACGACGACGCCAACCGCGCCCTGATGGGTTCCAACATGCAGTCGCAGGCCGTACCGCTGGTGCGCGCTGAAAGCCCCGCCGTGGGCACTGGTGTGGAAGAGCGTGTAATCACCGATTCCGGCACCACTGTCGTAAGCGAAGTGACCGGCGAAGTGATTTACGTGGACAGCCGTAACATCCAGATCAAGCTGACCGAAGACGCCCCGGACATGGGCATGAAAAAGGGCAACATTCAGATTTATGAACTGGTGCGCTTTACCCGCTCCAACCAGGGAACCAACCTGGATCAACACCCCATCGTCGAAGTGGGCGAGCAGGTTGTGGCTGGACAGGTGCTGGCCGACGGTCCCGCCTCCGAATTTGGCCGCCTGGCGCTGGGTCAGAACATCACCATCGCCATCATGCCGTTTGACGGCTTTAACTTCGAAGATGCCATCTGCATCTCTGAAGGGCTGGTCCGCAAGGATTTCTACACCTCGGTTCACATCGAAAAAGACGAAATCGAAGCCCGTGACACCAAACTGGGCCCGGAAAAAATCACCCGCGACATTCCCGGTCTGAGCGAAGCCGCGCTGCGCGACCTCGACGAAGACGGCATCGTGCGCGTGGGCGCCGAGGTCAAGCCGGGTGACATCCTGGTAGGCAAGACCTCCTTTAAGGGGGAAAGCGAACCCAGCCCCGAAGAGCGTCTGCTGCGCTCCATCTTCGGTGAAAAGGCCCGTGAAGTGAAAGACACCTCGCTGCGCGTGCAGTCGGGTCAGGGCGGCATCGTCGTCAAGACCGTGCGCTTCCGCCGCGGTGACGAGGGTGTGGATCTCAAGCCTGGCGTGCGTGAAATGGTGCGCGTGTACGTGGCCCAGAAGCGTCAGCTGCAGGTGGGCGACAAGGTGGCCAACCGCCACGGAAACAAGGGCGTGGTCTCCAAGATTCTGCCCCCCGAAGACATGCCCTACCTCGAAGACGGAACCCCGGTGGACATCGTGTTCAATCCGCTCGGTGTGCCGAGCCGCATGAACCTGGGCCAAATTCTGGAAACCCACCTGGGTGAAGTGGCCCGCATCACCGGCAAGAAGTTCGTGACCCCGGTGTTCGACTCGGTGACCGAAGCCCAGATCAAGGACATGCTGGAAGAGCAGGCTAACCTGCGTCTGCAGCGGCGCCGCGACGAAGGCTTCGATATTGACCGCCGCGAAGAAGAAGTGCTGGACCGCGCCGCCAAGCTAGGCGTGATTGACCAACCCGGCGAGAACTACGAAGGTGCCCTCAAGCAACTGGCCCGCGTGGGCAAGAGCGTGTTGTTCGATGGCCGCACTGGCGAGCCGATCAGCGGACCCGTCGTGGTGGGCATCATGTACGTGATGAAGCTGTACCACATGGTAGAAGACAAGCTGCACGCCCGCTCCACCGGCCCCTACTCGCTGATTACCCAGCAGCCGCTGGGCGGTAAGGCGCAGTTCGGCGGTCAGCGCTTCGGGGAAATGGAAGTGTGGGCGCTGGAAGCTTATGGCGCGGCGCACACCCTCAAGGAGATGCTGACCATCAAGTCCGACGACATCGACGGCCGCGACGCCGCTTACCAGAGCATCGTCAAGGGTGAGCAGGTGGCCGACTCCACCATCCCCGAGAGCTTCAAGGTGCTGGTCAAGGAACTGCACTCGCTGGGTCTGGACGTAGAAGTCCTGGACAGCGGCGATAAGGCCGTGGACATCTTCGAAGGCATGATGCCCAAGCGCTAA
- a CDS encoding CoA-binding protein, with the protein MTLIDQSKDLARHLSPEGATIAVIGFHREPTRAAHYVPEYFHRRGYSIIPVNPALAEGGEEFFGHAAVSTLGEIQVPVDIVLIFRRSDQVYQHQDDILNLNPAPRLVWLQQGIRDDQTARRLTEAGIDVVQDRCMMVDHRSLT; encoded by the coding sequence ATGACCCTGATTGACCAGTCCAAAGACCTTGCCAGGCATCTCAGTCCTGAAGGCGCGACCATTGCCGTGATCGGCTTCCACCGTGAACCTACCCGCGCGGCACACTACGTTCCCGAATACTTTCATAGGCGGGGCTACAGCATCATTCCAGTGAATCCGGCGCTGGCAGAGGGCGGCGAGGAATTCTTCGGACATGCCGCTGTGTCCACTCTTGGCGAAATCCAGGTTCCGGTAGATATCGTGCTAATCTTCCGCCGCTCGGACCAGGTATATCAGCACCAGGACGACATTCTGAACCTCAATCCCGCACCCCGACTGGTGTGGCTACAGCAGGGGATCCGGGACGATCAGACGGCCCGGCGCCTGACCGAGGCCGGAATAGACGTAGTGCAGGACCGCTGCATGATGGTGGACCACCGCTCACTGACCTGA
- the hemL gene encoding glutamate-1-semialdehyde 2,1-aminomutase produces MTVQANPISEQLFSRAKVVTPGGVNSPVRAFGSVGGHPHFIAQANGAYLTNADGKRLLDYIGSWGPMILGHNHPRVHQAIAEALQGGTSFGAPNEREVLLAEKVVELTRSSGVERVRFVNSGTEATMSALRLARGFTGRKYIVKFRGNYHGHADGLLVEAGSGLMTTAAGQLGSAAPSSAGVPEEYAALTLVSEYNDPAALDTLMQGRGHEIAAVIFEPVVGNAGVLVPSADFLAALHRVKDQGTLLVADEVMTGFRLSLQGACGRLGIQPDLICWGKIIGGGLPVGAYGGRAEVMDFVSPSGPVYQAGTLSGNPLAMAAGLATLSELQDQPELYGRLETYTTALADGLKDAAQAAGVPVSVNQIGSMLTVFFQDAPHGSVTTYQQAAHSDTQAFARWFQAMLAQGIYWAPSQFESIFVSAAHGDAELQTTLQAARQAFSEL; encoded by the coding sequence ATGACGGTCCAAGCCAATCCCATTTCAGAACAACTTTTTTCGCGGGCCAAGGTGGTGACGCCCGGCGGTGTGAACAGCCCCGTGCGCGCCTTCGGGAGCGTGGGCGGCCATCCCCACTTCATTGCGCAGGCCAACGGCGCTTACCTGACCAATGCCGATGGAAAGCGGCTGCTGGACTATATCGGGTCCTGGGGTCCAATGATTCTGGGCCATAACCATCCCAGGGTGCACCAAGCCATTGCCGAAGCACTGCAGGGCGGGACGTCGTTCGGTGCCCCGAATGAACGCGAAGTTCTGCTGGCTGAAAAAGTGGTCGAGCTGACCCGTAGCAGCGGCGTGGAGCGGGTGCGCTTCGTGAACAGTGGAACCGAGGCCACCATGAGCGCCCTACGATTGGCCCGCGGCTTTACAGGCCGTAAATACATCGTCAAGTTTCGCGGCAACTACCACGGCCACGCCGACGGTCTGTTGGTTGAGGCTGGCAGCGGGCTGATGACCACGGCAGCCGGGCAGCTCGGCAGCGCCGCTCCCAGCAGTGCTGGAGTACCAGAGGAATACGCTGCCCTTACTTTGGTCAGCGAGTACAACGACCCTGCTGCTTTGGACACACTGATGCAGGGGCGCGGCCATGAAATCGCGGCGGTGATTTTTGAACCCGTGGTGGGCAACGCGGGCGTCTTGGTCCCCAGCGCTGATTTCCTGGCCGCGCTGCACCGGGTCAAGGATCAAGGCACCTTACTGGTTGCCGACGAAGTAATGACCGGATTCCGGCTGTCACTGCAAGGGGCCTGTGGTCGCCTGGGCATTCAGCCAGACCTGATCTGCTGGGGCAAGATCATCGGTGGCGGCCTGCCGGTCGGCGCTTACGGGGGCCGCGCTGAGGTGATGGACTTCGTGTCTCCTAGCGGCCCGGTATACCAGGCGGGGACACTAAGCGGTAATCCACTGGCGATGGCCGCCGGACTGGCAACCTTAAGTGAGCTGCAAGACCAGCCAGAGCTGTACGGGCGATTAGAAACCTATACCACGGCCCTGGCCGACGGTCTGAAGGATGCGGCCCAGGCGGCAGGTGTGCCTGTATCGGTCAATCAGATCGGGTCCATGCTGACCGTATTCTTTCAGGATGCGCCACACGGCAGTGTCACCACCTACCAGCAGGCGGCGCACAGCGACACTCAGGCTTTTGCCCGCTGGTTTCAGGCCATGTTAGCTCAGGGGATATACTGGGCGCCGAGCCAGTTCGAGAGCATCTTTGTGAGTGCCGCACACGGGGACGCCGAGCTGCAAACCACCTTGCAAGCGGCGCGTCAGGCCTTTTCAGAACTTTAA